Proteins encoded in a region of the Methanofollis tationis genome:
- a CDS encoding IS5 family transposase codes for MSTFTNFAIHHEYASLAALGDRLGEVSGLIDWDAFRPLLADLYTNAEGRGGRPNYDVVLMIRLLVLQQWYGLSDPELERQATDRISFRHFLGYPETIPDRSTVWLFRERLAQTGKDTAIWDEFQRQLEVQGLAIKRGVMQDATFITADPGHAPAGTPRGDQAETRRSRDGTWAKKGSKSQFGYKLHILLDKDSQLIRRIETTTASLHDSRIDLSREGETVYRDKGYFGVKPQASMDKTMHRAVRNHPLSIKENRRNKAISRTRSLVERPFAVIKRVFHAGHLMVTTVARVHVKNIFSCMNFNFRQLLTLKAQAAER; via the coding sequence ATGAGCACGTTTACCAATTTCGCGATCCACCACGAATATGCCAGCCTTGCAGCTCTGGGTGATCGGCTGGGTGAGGTCAGCGGTCTGATCGACTGGGATGCCTTCCGCCCTCTCCTTGCTGACCTCTACACCAACGCCGAGGGGCGAGGCGGCCGTCCGAACTATGACGTCGTTCTGATGATCCGGCTGCTGGTGCTTCAGCAGTGGTATGGCCTGTCTGACCCCGAACTGGAGCGTCAGGCGACCGACCGGATCTCGTTCCGTCACTTCCTGGGATATCCGGAAACCATTCCGGATCGGTCGACGGTCTGGCTGTTCCGGGAACGCTTGGCGCAAACCGGGAAGGATACCGCGATCTGGGATGAGTTCCAGCGGCAACTCGAAGTACAAGGGCTCGCCATCAAACGCGGTGTCATGCAGGACGCGACGTTCATCACCGCCGATCCCGGGCATGCTCCTGCCGGCACGCCCCGGGGAGATCAGGCAGAGACGCGGCGCAGCCGCGACGGCACCTGGGCCAAGAAGGGCTCGAAGTCACAGTTCGGGTACAAACTTCACATCCTGCTCGACAAGGACAGTCAGCTGATCCGCCGGATTGAGACCACCACGGCGTCACTCCATGACAGCAGGATCGATCTCTCCCGGGAAGGTGAGACGGTCTATCGCGATAAAGGCTATTTTGGGGTGAAACCGCAGGCATCTATGGACAAGACCATGCACCGGGCCGTTCGCAACCATCCCCTCTCCATCAAGGAGAACCGGCGGAACAAGGCCATCAGCAGAACACGATCGCTGGTGGAACGACCGTTTGCCGTGATCAAGCGGGTGTTCCATGCAGGCCACCTCATGGTCACGACGGTTGCCAGAGTGCACGTCAAGAACATCTTCTCCTGCATGAATTTCAACTTCAGGCAACTTCTTACCCTCAAAGCGCAAGCTGCCGAGCGATAG
- a CDS encoding cache domain-containing protein, whose product MKYSTLVILLSFLISVTLAASGCTGVQPTDTMTPSETTVPETPTVQPTVTPSHSVDEMVAFVRDAVAFANEQGKEAALEVFSDPNGSFTRGDLYIYAYDFDGTTLAHPINQEKIGVNRLNETDVVGNLYIRDLRDVAENGSGFVYFYYIDPAQNLTVQPKLGYVERVDETWWLGSGIYGVEAPATA is encoded by the coding sequence ATGAAATATTCGACTCTGGTGATTTTACTCTCCTTCCTGATCTCGGTGACCCTTGCTGCATCGGGGTGCACGGGTGTCCAGCCGACCGACACCATGACGCCCTCGGAGACGACCGTCCCTGAGACGCCGACCGTACAGCCGACGGTGACCCCGTCGCACAGCGTGGACGAGATGGTGGCCTTTGTCCGGGATGCGGTGGCGTTTGCGAACGAGCAGGGAAAAGAGGCCGCACTCGAGGTCTTCTCCGATCCGAACGGCTCGTTCACGCGGGGAGACCTCTACATCTACGCCTATGACTTCGACGGGACGACCCTCGCCCACCCGATCAACCAGGAGAAGATCGGCGTGAACCGGCTGAACGAGACCGACGTTGTGGGTAACCTCTACATCCGCGACCTGCGTGACGTTGCCGAAAATGGCAGCGGTTTCGTGTACTTCTATTACATCGACCCGGCGCAGAACCTGACCGTGCAGCCGAAGCTCGGCTATGTCGAGCGGGTGGACGAGACCTGGTGGCTCGGCTCGGGCATCTACGGCGTCGAAGCGCCGGCGACGGCCTGA
- a CDS encoding DUF2115 domain-containing protein, producing the protein MPQPDAGQIARAASRLSQCRTRGELGRAIAKEAARFSLYDLQRIGGGIRREVEALPEPYRSRVRPYFEEQIFGAYHRLMCSHRSGAFARMDEPIPDPEHFSAFVALIPGGCLNRKGSQTDIGFSNPLHTLFYYLVTGYTIFVEGGPGHPVGTPFPGGFAVERRGNEYYCPIRDKEEDVPFSICNVCPARQTEGV; encoded by the coding sequence ATGCCCCAACCAGACGCCGGACAGATCGCCAGGGCCGCCAGCCGCCTATCCCAATGCCGGACAAGAGGAGAACTCGGGAGAGCGATTGCAAAAGAGGCGGCTCGTTTCTCCCTGTATGACCTCCAGCGGATCGGCGGGGGGATCAGGCGCGAGGTCGAAGCGCTCCCCGAGCCCTACCGGAGCCGGGTGAGGCCGTACTTCGAGGAGCAGATCTTCGGGGCATATCATAGACTGATGTGCAGCCACCGATCAGGGGCTTTCGCCCGGATGGACGAGCCCATACCCGACCCCGAACATTTCTCCGCCTTCGTCGCCCTGATCCCGGGCGGGTGCCTCAACAGGAAGGGCTCGCAGACCGACATCGGTTTTTCAAACCCCCTTCACACCCTCTTTTACTACCTCGTCACCGGCTATACGATCTTCGTCGAGGGCGGGCCCGGTCACCCGGTCGGCACCCCATTTCCCGGAGGTTTCGCGGTCGAAAGACGAGGGAACGAATATTACTGCCCGATCCGGGACAAAGAGGAGGACGTACCCTTCTCCATCTGCAATGTCTGTCCGGCACGGCAGACGGAGGGAGTGTGA
- a CDS encoding hybrid sensor histidine kinase/response regulator translates to MISVLLVDDDPMILDVTSLYLQRGGEFSVTRCEGASDALDVLGGRSFDAIISDYEMPEMDGIEFLKAVRARGQTAPFIIFTGRGREDVVIEALNNGANFYLQKGGDPKSQFAELKNMIRQAVQNTRAEAALRMSEARYRAVVESQTELISRFRPDGTQVFANEAFCRYYGTTPEKIVGKPFFSKVPEEEIPIIQEHFKSLTPQNPVGSIEHRVVLENGDVRWQQWVDRAIFNRGAAPIEYQSVGRDTTDRKRAEEALRDSEKKFKVLSEQSPAGIYILLDGRFTYVNPRFAAIFGYTVEELAAGMPLLSIVHPGDRDTVRERLREQEMGSKEVYEFTGVRKDGVTITVEIRGSATTIGGVRVLVGTVLDISERKGMEIALTEKVNYVQALMDAIPAPVFYRDTRGIYRDCNRAFEDLTGRSRDEIIGREIHDFFPAEYADVYRDKDRLIVERPHVQRYEFAITERDGKRRDVLFSKTALFDSGGAVAGIVGVIVDIGERKRMEQALRESEMKYRTIADFTYDWEAWLGPGGRYFYVSPSCERITGYSAGEFMDDPTLQVRIAHPDDREAVERHYSDGLHDNEGVGHIEYRIVTKQGEVRWISHYCQPVFREDGTYMGRRENKRDVTARKHIEETLKRANEKLNLLSNITRHDVLNRLTALLGYLEFVRDFSLEPEAVALVEKAEESANVIRHQISFTRDYQDIGVHNPAWQDVRRLVRDASMTLYRSDIVVENGISGVLIYADPLLEKVFTNLIDNAVRHGGTVSRIGFSVREEGDSLIIVCEDDGVGIEEEEKRKIFRRGVGKNTGYGLFLAREILAITGLSIREVGTPGQGARFEIVAPCGTYRLERAPGGSREKGGGSASSTM, encoded by the coding sequence ATGATCTCAGTGTTGCTCGTCGACGACGATCCCATGATTCTCGATGTCACCAGCCTTTATCTGCAGAGGGGAGGTGAATTTTCGGTGACGAGATGCGAGGGCGCATCAGACGCCCTCGACGTACTTGGGGGCAGGTCCTTCGACGCCATCATCTCAGATTATGAGATGCCGGAGATGGACGGGATAGAGTTCTTAAAGGCCGTCAGGGCTCGCGGCCAGACCGCCCCGTTCATCATCTTCACCGGCCGCGGGCGGGAGGACGTGGTCATCGAGGCCCTCAACAACGGGGCGAACTTCTACCTCCAGAAGGGCGGCGACCCGAAGAGCCAGTTCGCCGAGCTGAAAAACATGATCAGGCAGGCGGTCCAGAACACCCGCGCAGAGGCGGCGCTGAGGATGAGCGAGGCGCGCTACCGGGCCGTCGTCGAGAGCCAGACCGAACTGATCAGCCGGTTCCGCCCCGACGGGACACAGGTGTTTGCAAACGAGGCGTTCTGCCGATATTACGGTACGACTCCCGAAAAAATCGTTGGAAAACCATTTTTTTCAAAGGTGCCGGAAGAAGAGATACCCATTATTCAGGAGCATTTCAAGAGCCTCACGCCGCAAAACCCCGTCGGCAGCATCGAGCACCGGGTGGTGCTGGAAAACGGCGATGTTCGGTGGCAGCAATGGGTCGACCGGGCAATTTTTAACAGAGGTGCCGCTCCGATTGAGTACCAGTCTGTCGGCAGGGATACCACCGACAGGAAGCGGGCCGAAGAAGCGCTGCGGGACTCCGAGAAGAAGTTCAAGGTGCTCTCAGAGCAGTCTCCGGCCGGGATCTATATCCTGCTCGACGGCCGATTCACCTACGTCAACCCCAGGTTCGCCGCAATCTTCGGCTATACCGTCGAGGAACTCGCGGCCGGCATGCCCCTCCTCAGTATCGTCCACCCCGGCGACCGGGACACGGTCAGAGAGAGACTCCGCGAGCAGGAGATGGGCAGCAAAGAGGTCTACGAGTTTACGGGGGTGCGCAAAGACGGAGTGACCATCACCGTCGAGATCCGCGGCTCGGCAACCACTATCGGCGGCGTCAGGGTGCTCGTCGGCACCGTCCTGGACATCTCGGAGAGAAAAGGGATGGAGATCGCCCTCACCGAGAAGGTGAACTATGTCCAGGCGCTGATGGACGCAATCCCGGCGCCCGTGTTCTACCGGGACACCCGCGGCATCTACCGCGACTGCAACCGCGCCTTCGAGGACCTCACGGGAAGGTCCAGGGACGAGATCATCGGCAGGGAGATCCACGATTTCTTCCCCGCGGAGTACGCCGACGTTTACCGGGACAAGGACAGGCTCATCGTCGAACGCCCCCATGTCCAGCGCTATGAGTTCGCCATCACGGAAAGGGACGGGAAGCGGCGGGACGTCCTCTTCTCAAAGACCGCACTCTTCGACTCAGGCGGGGCGGTCGCAGGGATCGTCGGCGTCATCGTCGATATCGGCGAGAGAAAACGAATGGAGCAGGCCCTCAGGGAGAGCGAGATGAAATACCGGACGATCGCCGATTTCACCTACGACTGGGAGGCGTGGCTGGGGCCTGGCGGGAGATATTTCTACGTATCGCCGTCCTGCGAACGGATCACCGGATACTCTGCCGGGGAATTCATGGACGATCCCACCCTGCAGGTGCGGATCGCCCACCCGGACGACCGGGAGGCGGTCGAGCGGCACTACAGCGACGGCCTCCACGACAACGAAGGGGTCGGCCACATCGAGTACAGGATCGTCACGAAACAGGGCGAGGTCAGGTGGATCAGCCACTATTGCCAGCCGGTCTTCAGGGAAGACGGCACCTATATGGGCAGGAGAGAGAACAAGCGGGATGTCACCGCGAGGAAACACATTGAGGAGACGCTGAAGCGGGCAAACGAGAAACTCAACCTGCTCTCGAACATCACCCGCCACGACGTCCTGAACCGGCTCACGGCCCTGCTCGGGTATCTCGAATTCGTCAGGGACTTCAGCCTTGAGCCGGAGGCGGTCGCCCTTGTCGAGAAGGCGGAAGAGTCGGCAAACGTGATCCGCCACCAGATCTCCTTCACCAGGGACTACCAGGACATCGGCGTCCACAATCCTGCCTGGCAGGACGTCCGCCGCCTGGTAAGGGACGCCTCGATGACGCTGTATCGCTCAGATATCGTCGTTGAAAACGGGATCAGCGGCGTGCTTATCTATGCCGACCCCCTCCTTGAAAAGGTCTTCACCAACCTCATCGACAACGCCGTCAGGCACGGCGGCACCGTGAGCAGGATCGGGTTTTCCGTGAGAGAAGAGGGCGACAGCCTGATCATCGTCTGCGAGGACGACGGGGTCGGGATCGAAGAGGAGGAGAAGAGAAAAATATTCAGGCGGGGTGTCGGGAAGAACACCGGTTACGGGCTCTTCCTCGCCAGGGAGATCCTCGCGATCACCGGGCTTTCGATCAGGGAAGTCGGGACACCGGGCCAGGGGGCGCGCTTTGAGATCGTGGCCCCTTGCGGAACCTACAGGCTGGAAAGAGCGCCCGGGGGCAGCAGGGAGAAAGGGGGCGGATCCGCCTCATCCACAATGTGA